A section of the Salmo trutta chromosome 4, fSalTru1.1, whole genome shotgun sequence genome encodes:
- the LOC115192394 gene encoding beta-sarcoglycan gives MASEQESSNGPVKRSMREKAMERRTTNKEHNSNFKAGYVPIEEERLHKTGLRGRKGNMAVCIIVLLFLLALINLIITLVIWTVIRIGPSGCDSIEFHESGLLRFKQKADMGVVHPLHKSTVGGRKDQDLVITGNNNPVVFQQGSTKLSVEKEKTSITSDMGISFTDPRTQNTFFSTDFENHEFHLPKGVKVLSVKKASTERITSNASSDLSIKGDSKAIIRGNEGVFIMGKTVEFRMGGDIELRAENSIVLNGSVMVSVSRMPNSSVGANVYFDEGLLRYKLCMCADGTLFRVQVKYQNMGCQTSDNPCGTAH, from the exons ATGGCGTCTGAGCAG GAGAGTTCTAATGGGCCTGTGAAGAGGTCCATGAGGGAGAAGGCCATGGAACGGCGGACCACCAACAAGGAGCACAACAGCAACTTCAAGGCAGGCTATGTGCCCATTGAGGAGGAGCGCCTGCACAAGACAGGCCTGAGAGGACGCAAGGGCAACATGGCTGTCTGCATCATAGTCCTGCTCTTCTTGCTGGCTCTCATCAACCTCATT ATCACTCTAGTGATATGGACAGTGATCCGCATCGGGCCCAGTGGTTGTGACAGTATAGAGTTCCATGAGAGTGGGCTGCTGCGCTTCAAGCAGAAGGCCGACATGGGCGTGGTCCACCCACTACACAAGAGCACTGTGGGGGGCAGGAAGGACCAGGACCTGgttatcaccggcaacaacaacCCG GTGGTGTTCCAGCAGGGCTCCACTAAGCTCAGTGTTGAGAAAGAGAAGACGTCCATCACCAGTGACATGGGCATATCCTTCACTGACCCCCGCACTCAGAACACATTCTTCAGCACAGACTTTGAAAACCACGAGTTCCACCTGCCCAAAGGAGTCAAAGTACTCAGTGTGAAGAAAGCCTCCACAGAAAGG ATCACCAGCAACGCTTCCTCTGACTTGTCCATCAAAGGGGACAGCAAGGCCATCATCCGCGGCAATGAGGGGGTCTTCATCATGGGCAAGACGGTGGAGTTCAGGATGGGAGGGGACATCGAGCTCAGAGCT GAGAACAGTATTGTTCTGAACGGGTCGGTGATGGTGAGCGTCAGTCGCATGCCAAACTCCTCAGTGGGGGCCAACGTGTATTTCGACGAAGGTCTGTTGAGGTACAAGCTGTGTATGTGTGCAGACGGCACTCTGTTCCGTGTCCAGGTGAAGTATCAGAACATGGGCTGCCAGACCTCAGACAACCCCTGTGGAACGGCCCACTAA
- the LOC115192395 gene encoding uncharacterized protein LOC115192395, whose translation MRTRKGTGLFVMAVSQWMFCAAVLLLLIQGLQCSPVPPACPEPCLCQKDLLNCSFAGLSQAQQHVPSTVTELDLSHNLLKSITPSWPSWGLKNLWLGHNSITHLSLCVRRTWRGKHWKIPLSHSRGRCVSWAPTLQLLSAERNQLEMIPEGLGGSEFLQVLQLSHNRISDLRPGDLSRCPLLRELHLQHNRISSLHPQALRDLPELRVLDLSFNLLTTITPSAYLSLRNLNALVEVSGNRWRCDCSLRSLRRKMAYDRDRALQQTWRGVVCTSPSTQAGRDLLHLEDSDLTCSTAEKRAGLHQDVTVDKGTEILLPCGSPKQDSIWWTPNGQVPGSQAGLLISDITERDAGLYVCVSGPDEESVSVFNLRVHKTQRKTRDTRSLLRERLQMNTELGSIHGEGQETDLNSLDLHRSTQRTQSDLVLAVCLSVFITFLVAFVIGALTRPLLDALWRRCCSCCNRTKQSASPPQSVSSAGQAPYDNMAYSDEDEREELGTHRERRVTFSGHPSELRDQNSIPYYDTLANGMQDNLAGEYDATYENVQERDTSHPSLEVYHPPEEEKPRARDSASSGSLRHDNPETDTHSGDLSDMSLSESQRGAYSGHTHGMEFESIPDPEQLQGCRSSSVSSHSGQESPDRGKDMNWPKDNLPQRLEERKTQNNSWEHRTPQKEDDSFERSSDFPTVKPVDVPQINIGRVGEIPGFAYLNPMDPELWNDSGESFEFPDSIQSASARSSSQDLSGSAFADQLRKEYEQARNKETLVKDQRENDKSSSSNSSDSGNEPTEYTVNPEAEVVKEKEIFQDALLTHDSTTDLAAANPYLKHDVSLDKQHYKDPVSPSPDEEGFHVSEPRQGVQRSHVFSEHSDLSSDSSDEPTKYTVNRDSDEEEEDEAQVPAVTHKGPYLSLGDINVSLAPRKALNIGFSEDGFQYQPEPETRLTGLDLTTQSAISTKEPLPQPSLPSDVARVEDPPVSVYIPRVRKRLDIQPPQEASPAPAKTPPPSESSSSSESEDETTDNSVKLDREVPDVSQKNSSLSLGDINVSLAPRKALNIGFSKQGFQYQPEPEKRLTGLGLSFQSAITPKEPSLPSDGTRAGESPAPFYIPSLGRHLDIQPPQDTPLAPPRTLPPSGSSSSRSESEDETTMNQKREEKSQVPDSSFIPAGIDVSFAPRKALNIGFSKEGFQYQSELETRLTSLDLSSQSDITPKEPLPQHRFPEGTTTRETPLDISLKRRLDIQATQETPPAAPGSRPHAGSSSSNSESEDEMTMNQKREEKSQVPDSSFIPEGIDVSFAPRKALNIGFSKEGFQYQSEPSLTGMGLTSQIAISTKEPLPKSSIPSDGTRDEESLVPLYIPSFKRHVDIQPPQETPPAAPQTPPPSGLSSSGSESKELDREVPDVTHKDPFLSLGDINVSIAPRKALNISFAKEGFQYQQELETRSPSLDLSSQSDITPKEPLPQHRFPEGTTTRETPLDIPSLKRHLDIQATQETPPAAPGSRPHAGSSSSNSESEDETTMNQKREEKSQVPDSSFIPEGIDVSFAPRKALNIGFSKEGFQYQSEPSLTGMGLTSQIAISTKEPFPKSSIPSDGTRDEESLVPLYIPRFRRHVDIQPHQETPPASLRTSHNSESPSSSSESEDETAMNQNRKEEKAKVPDVTYKYPSLSPRDTPINVSFVPRKALNIGFSKESFQNQSSESKYESITTTNDRGFQEDAKPAPKASIFSSTSSERARTEEPPVPLYIPGLRRHQNIQPSQDATLAESPSASSENGDELTEHTKKPGREVTGFSLSPGDTPINVSFAPRRALNISLYNSASTTDEVERKTGAEDRWERPGLGGLKALSETRRWDTKDSSTNMNVSFSQRSALNINSDSSTDEVDRRARADYSSPILERSISRKDGGFKEETNPYPQRSLPKTSPFFSTSTDEARPIESPLQIPHHRRRLVVDVQPHLAPPAAPGTPPPFPEGEEAAGSGWRSRGQQRRRAMDGFGSTSMTQGDEGENYMGLLAAKPFGTARQYQSVTPDTIMATQHSEISERDGSDLTFSTVRHSEA comes from the exons ATGCGGACACGGAAGG GCACAGGGCTGTTTGTGATGGCCGTGTCTCAGTGGATGTTCTGTGCTGCAGTGCTGCTCCTCCTCATCCAGGGGCTCCAGTGTTCTCCCGTTCCCCCTGCTTGTCCGGAGCCCTGCCTTTGTCAGAAAGATCTGCTAAATTGTTCCTTCGCTGGCCTTTCCCAGGCCCAACAACATGTTCCATCCACTGTCACTGAACTAGATCTATCTCACAACCTCCTGAAGTCCATTACCCCCTCATGGCCAAGTTGGGGGCTTAAGAATCTATGGCTTGGACACAACAGCATCACtcacctgtctctgtgtgtgcggaGGACCTGGAGGGGTAAACATTGGAAAATCCCCCTCTCACATAGCCGAGGGAGATGTGTGTCCTGGGCCCCAACTCTGCAGCTGCTCTCTGCTGAGAGGAACCAGCTAGAGATGATTCCTGAAG GCCTGGGAGGCAGTGAGTTCCTACAGGTGCTGCAGCTCTCCCACAACAGGATCTCTGACCTGCGACCTGGAGACCTGAGCAGGTGCCCCCTTCTGAGAGAGCTCCACCTGCAGCACAACCGTATCTCCAGCCTCCACCCACAGGCCCTGAGGGACCTGCCAGAGCTCAGG GTCCTGGATCTGAGCTTCAACTTGTTGACCACGATCACTCCATCAGCCTACCTGTCGTTGCGTAACCTGAATGCTCTGGTGGAGGTGAGTGGGAACAGGTGGAGGTGTGACTGCAGCCTGAGGAGCTTGAGGAGGAAGATGGCCTACGACAGGGACAGGGCCCTGCAgcagacctggaggggggtggtgtGTACGTCCCCCTCCACCCAGGCAGGTAGAGACCTGTTACACCTGGAGGACAGTGACCTCACCTGCTCTACAGCTGAGAAGAGGGCGGGGCTCCACCAGGATGTGACAGTGGATAAAGGGACAGAGATCCTGCTGCCCTGTGGCTCTCCAAAGCAAG ATTCAATATGGTGGACGCCCAATGGACAAGTTCCTGGGAGCCAGGCAGGCCTGCTGATCAGTGACATCACAGAGCGAGACGCAGGACTGTACGTGTGCGTCTCTGGGCCAGACGAGGAGTCTGTGTCTGTATTCAACCTGCGCGTTCACAAGACACAGAGGAAAACCAGAGACACAAGGAGTTTACTCAGGGAGCGGCTACAGATGAACACAGAGTTAGGCAGCATCCATGGGGAAGGTCAGGAGACAGACCTGAACTCtctagacctccacaggtctacCCAGAGAACACAGTCTGACTTGGTCctggctgtctgcctgtctgtgttcaTCACCTTCCTGGTAGCATTTGTAATTGGTGCTCTGACCAGACCTCTCCTGGACGCTCTCTGGAGGAGGTGCTGTAGCTGCTGTAACCGTACCAAGCAAAGCGCCTCCCCACCACAATCGGTCTCCTCTGCTGGGCAGGCCCCCTACGACAACATGGCCTATTCAGATGAGGATGAGCGAGAGGAACTagggacacacagggagaggagagtgacATTTAGCGGACATCCTTCAGAACTAAGGGATCAGAATAGCATTCCATACTATGATACTTTGGCTAATGGCATGCAGGACAACCTCGCTGGGGAATATGATGCAACATATGAGAATGTTCAGGAGAGGGATACCTCACACCCCTCCCTTGAGGTCTATCACCCGCCTGAGGAGGAGAAGCCTAGGGCACGGGACTCTGCCAGCTCAGGAAGCCTCCGACATGACAACCCAGAGACAGACACTCACAGTGGAGACCTCTCTGATATGTCTCTGAGTGAATCACAAAGGGGCGCTTACTCAGGCCATACCCACGGCATGGAGTTTGAATCCATCCCTGACCCAGAACAGTTGCAGGGGTGTCGAAGCTCGTCTGTGTCTTCACACTCTGGCCAGGAGAGTCCAGATAGGGGTAAGGATATGAACTGGCCCAAAGACAATTTGCCTCAGAGACTGGAGGAGCGCAAGACCCAGAATAATTCCTGGGAGCATCGAACCCCCCAGAAGGAAGACGACTCCTTTGAGCGGAGTTCAGATTTCCCTACGGTTAAACCAGTTGATGTGCCACAGATCAACATTGGCAGAGTGGGTGAGATCCCTGGATTTGCTTATCTCAACCCCATGGATCCTGAGCTGTGGAATGACAGCGGAGAGAGCTTTGAGTTCCCTGATTCCATCCAAAGTGCATCGGCACGGTCCAGTAGTCAAGATCTCTCAGGTTCTGCTTTTGCCGATCAGTTGAGAAAAGAGTATGAACAAGCGCGGAATAAAGAAACGCTTGTGAAAGACCAGAGGGAGAATGATAAGTCCAGCTCCAGCAACTCAAGTGACAGTGGGAATGAACCTACAGAGTACACGGTGAACCCAGAGGCGGAGGTAGTGAAGGAGAAGGAGATTTTCCAGGATGCACTGCTTACACATGATAGCACCACAGACCTTGCTGCAGCGAACCCCTATCTCAAACATGATGTCAGTTTGGACAAGCAGCACTATAAGGACCCCGTCAGTCCCTCTCCAGATGAGGAAGGATTTCATGTGAGTGAACCGAGACAGGGAGTTCAACGCTCTCATGTGTTTTCAGAGCACTCTGATTTATCCAGTGATAGTAGTGATGAACCCACAAAGTACACAGTGAACAGGGAtagtgatgaggaagaggaggatgaagctCAAGTCCCAGCTGTCACACACAAAGGTCCATATCTCAGTCTTGGAGACATTAATGTATCTTTGGCCCCAAGAAAAGCTCTCAATATTGGCTTCTCTGAGGATGGTTTTCAATATCAACCAGAGCCTGAGACAAGGTTGACTGGCTTGGATCTAACCACCCAGAGTGCCATCAGCACAAAGGAGCCCCTTCCCCAACCTTCATTGCCCTCAGATGTGGCAAGGGTTGAAGATCCACCAGTTTCAGTCTACATCCCCAGAGTCCGTAAGCGTTTAGATATTCAGCCTCCTCAGGAAGCTTCACCTGCTCCCGCAAAAACACCACCACCCTCTGAATCCTCTTCCAGCAGTGAGAGTGAAGATGAGACTACAGATAACTCAGTGAAACTTGACAGAGAGGTCCCAGATGTGTCACAGAAGAATTCATCTCTCAGTCTTGGAGACATTAATGTCTCTTTGGCTCCAAGGAAAGCTCTCAATATCGGCTTCTCCAAGCAAGGTTTTCAATATCAACCAGAGCCTGAAAAAAGGTTGACTGGCTTGGGTCTTTCTTTCCAGAGTGCCATCACCCCAAAGGAGCCTTCATTGCCCTCAGATGGGACAAGGGCTGGAGAGTCTCCAGCTCCATTCTATATCCCCAGCCTCGGGAGACATCTGGATATTCAGCCTCCTCAGGACACTCCACTTGCTCCACCACGAACACTACCACCCTCTGGTTCATCCTCTTCTAGAAGTGAAAGTGAGGATGAGACTACAATGAATCAAAAAAGGGAAGAGAAGTCTCAGGTCCCAGATTCATCTTTCATTCCTGCAGGCATTGATGTCTCTTTTGCTCCAAGGAAAGCTCTCAATATTGGCTTCTCCAAGGAGGGTTTTCAATATCAATCAGAGCTTGAGACAAGGTTGACAAGCTTGGATCTCTCCTCTCAGAGTGATATCACCCCAAAGGAGCCGCTTCCCCAACATCGATTCCCAGAAGGGACAACGACTAGAGAGACTCCACTAGATATCAGCCTCAAGAGACGTTTAGATATTCAGGCCACTCAGGAAACTCCACCTGCTGCCCCAGGTTCACGCCCACATGCTGGTTCATCCTCTTCTAACAGTGAAAGTGAGGATGAGATGACAATGAATCAAAAAAGGGAAGAGAAATCTCAGGTCCCAGATTCATCTTTCATTCCCGAAGGCATTGATGTCTCTTTTGCACCAAGGAAAGCTCTCAATATTGGCTTCTCCAAGGAGGGGTTTCAATATCAATCAGAGCCAAGTTTGACTGGCATGGGTCTAACCTCCCAGATTGCCATCAGTACAAAGGAGCCCCTTCCCAAATCTTCAATTCCCTCAGATGGGACAAGGGATGAAGAGTCTCTAGTTCCACTCTATATCCCCAGTTTCAAGAGACATGTGGACATTCAGCCTCCTCAGGAGACTCCACCTGCTGCCCCACAAACACCACCACCCTCTGGTTTATCCTCTTCTGGAAGTGAGAGTAAGGAACTTGACAGAGAGGTCCCAGATGTCACACACAAGGATCCATTTCTCAGTCTTGGAGACATTAATGTCTCTATAGCCCCAAGGAAAGCTCTCAATATCAGCTTCGCCAAGGAGGGTTTTCAATATCAACAAGAGCTTGAGACAAGGTCGCCTAGCTTGGATCTCTCCTCTCAGAGTGATATCACCCCAAAGGAGCCGCTTCCCCAACATCGATTCCCAGAAGGGACAACGACTAGAGAGACTCCACTAGATATCCCCAGCCTCAAGAGACATTTAGATATTCAGGCCACTCAGGAAACTCCACCTGCTGCCCCAGGTTCACGCCCACATGCTGGTTCATCCTCTTCTAACAGTGAAAGTGAGGATGAGACGACAATGAATCAAAAAAGGGAAGAGAAATCTCAGGTCCCTGATTCATCTTTCATTCCCGAAGGCATTGATGTCTCTTTTGCACCAAGGAAAGCTCTCAATATTGGCTTCTCCAAGGAGGGTTTTCAATATCAATCAGAGCCAAGTTTGACTGGCATGGGTCTAACCTCCCAGATTGCCATCAGTACAAAGGAGCCCTTTCCCAAATCTTCAATTCCCTCAGATGGGACAAGGGATGAAGAGTCTCTTGTTCCACTCTATATCCCTCGTTTCAGGAGACATGTGGATATTCAGCCTCATCAGGAAACTCCACCTGCTTCCCTACGAACATCACATAACTCTGAATCACCCTCTTCCAGCAGTGAGAGTGAAGATGAGACTGCAATGAACCAAAACAGAAAAGAGGAGAAAGCTAAGGTCCCTGATGTCACATATAAGTATCCATCTCTCAGTCCTAGAGACACACCCATTAATGTCTCTTTTGTTCCGAGGAAAGCTCTCAATATCGGCTTCTCCAAGGAGAGTTTTCAAAATCAATCATCAGAGTCAAAGTATGAGAGTATCACCACCACAAATGATAGAGGTTTTCAGGAAGATGCCAAGCCTGCTCCCAAAGCATCAATAttttcctccacctcctcagaaAGGGCGAGAACTGAGGAGCCACCAGTTCCACTCTACATCCCTGGACTCCGGAGGCATCAGAATATCCAGCCATCTCAGGATGCTACACTTGCCGAATCACCCTCTGCTAGCAGTGAGAATGGAGATGAGCTTACAGAACACACAAAGAAACCAGGGAGAGAAGTCACAGGTTTCTCGCTCAGTCCTGGGGACACACCTATTAATGTCTCCTTCGCCCCAAGAAGAGCTCTCAATATCAGCCTTTACAACTCAGCCAGTACCACAGATGAGGTGGAGAGGAAGACCGGAGCAGAGGACAGGTGGGAAAGGCCAGGGCTTGGTGGTCTGAAGGCACTGTCAGAGACACGAAGGTGGGACACAAAGGACAGTTCTACAAACATGAATGTTTCTTTCTCTCAAAGGAGTGCTCTCAATATCAACTCAGACAGCAGCACAGATGAGGTGGACAGGAGAGCCAGAGCAGACTACAGCAGTCCCATACTAGAGCGTAGCATTAGCAGAAAGGACGGAGGCTTTAAGGAAGAAACCAATCCCTATCCCCAACGGTCTTTGCCAAAAACATCACCCTTTTTCTCCACTTCCACTGATGAGGCGAGGCCTATAGAGTCTCCACTCCAAATCCC
- the spata18 gene encoding mitochondria-eating protein, translating into MADSLRRLVNTSSFSVLQDKLESWYKDYHVISCDQNLNRCCELVELTSKIQGQLFTILNLTAREGGHYAGVDVLKSRLLPWLGTCFSMATSSVTNDTSLNLIQESVEKERKIRELSASHENDMQKMETQLCSTHLQLDSVKQELADAHLQLDNTKNMSATTLLATEDEILQLKAELRAARDQVESYKRKLDVLDDYERQVRLLRDEVSFLTAEKSMLQERLVRSCSPSPLPRQSRPSSPLKSESPTRAQLTNSSRHARLVSRFSDLYAVERLEAQSLLRRYIDDLEMVQRIIFIATVEAFQAAKLAYRQFKLRVKKTLSPSHLGPETLEDSVVDYVVRNLDLYDVQASVNDVINTMNVNPRISFPPEVDFVLINSFIRETCRVAFAMQTLDPPLDLAFTSGGELYSDNKYRRSYDSEFTAPLVAYHVWPALVEGDGVIVKGEAVTRRGALWRSRSRSCSPVRSGSPTRTLGFSRSRSPSPGRLSASRL; encoded by the exons ATGGCCGACTCGCTAAGGAGGCTGGTGAACACATCTTCCTTCAGCGTTCTACAGGACAAACTTGAGTCCTGGTACAAGGACTACCAT GTCATCTCCTGTGATCAGAATCTGAACAGGTGCTGTGAATTGGTGGAGCTCACCTCCAAGATACAGGGTCAACTCTTCACCATCCTCAACCTCACTGCTAGAGAGG GTGGTCACTATGCAGGAGTGGATGTGCTCAAGTCACGCCTGCTGCCTTGGTTGGGGACCTGTTTCTCCATGGCAACCTCCTCTGTCACCAACGACACCAGCCTCAACCTCATccag GAGtctgtggagaaggagaggaaaatcAGGGAGCTGTCTGCCTCCCATGAGAACGACATGCAGAAGATGGAGACTCAGCTGTGCTCCACTCACCTGCAGCTGGACTCTGTCAAACAGGA ACTGGCGGATGCTCATCTGCAACTGGACAACACAAAAAATATGTCAGCCACAACTCTGCTGGCCACAGAGGATGAGATACTACAGCTGAAAGCAGA gTTGCGTGCGGCCCGTGACCAGGTGGAGAGCTATAAGAGGAAGCTGGATGTTCTGGATGACTATGAGAGGCAGGTGCGTCTGCTGAGGGATGAGGTGTCTTTCCTCACAGCAGAGAAGAGCATGCTGCAGGAGAG GTTGGTGAGGAGTTGTTCCCCCAGCCCCCTGCCCAGACAGAGCCGCCCCTCCAGCCCGCTGAAGAGTGAGTCTCCCACCCGGGCCCAGCTCACTAATTCGTCCCGCCACGCCAGGCTGGTGTCCCGCTTCAGTGACTTGTATGCTGTGGAGCGCCTGGAGGCCCAGAGTCTGCTCCGACGCTACATAGACGACCTGGAGATGGTCCAGAGAATCATCTTCATTGCCACTGTG GAGGCCTTCCAGGCAGCCAAGCTGGCCTACCGTCAATTCAAGCTGCGAGTGAAGAAGACCCTGTCACCCTCCCACCTGGGGCCAGAGACCCTGGAGGACTCTGTGGTGGACTATGTCGTCAGGAACCTGGACCTCTACGACGTGCAGGCCAGTGTTAAT GACGTGATCAACACTATGAATGTAAACCCACGGATCTCCTTCCCCCCGGAGGTGGACTTTGTCCTGATCAACAGCTTCATCCGGGAGACATGCAGAGTGGCCTTCGCCATGCAGACACTGGACCCTCCTCTGGACCTGGCTTTCACCAGCGGTGGAGAACTCTACAGCGACAACAA GTACCGTCGTAGCTATGACTCTGAGTTTACTGCTCCTCTGGTGGCGTACCATGTGTGGCCAGCACTGGTGGAGGGGGACGGTGTTATAGTGAAGGGAGAGGCAGTCACCAGGAGAGGAGCTCTG TGGAGGAGCAGAAGCAGGAGCTGCAGTCCCGTTCGCTCTGGCAGCCCCACACGCACTCTC ggGTTTAGTCGCAGTAGAAGCCCCTCTCCCGGACGTCTCTCTGCCAGTCGCCTGTAA